CGACGAGGCGGACAGAGGGAAGCTGCTCGGCGGGCTGTTGTCGACCAGCTCCCGGCTTCGGGAACTCGTCGACGACGTTCTCGATCTCAGCCGCATCGAGGCAGGGAAGCTCGACTACCAACTGGATACCGTCGACCTCCTCGAGGTTGTCCTGCGCGCGGCTGGCGATGTGGATCCCGGCCGTCAGCGCATCGTCGTGGTCCCGCCCGCCGGGGGGGCGTTGGTACGGGGAGATGAGCGAAGGATCTGGCAGATCGCCACGAATCTGATGAGCAACGCCCTGAAGTTCTCGCCTTTCAGCGCCCCGGTCGAGGTGGTCGTCGACGTCGAGGGCGGGTCGGCTCGCGTCGCCGTGACCGACCGGGGCGTCGGGATCACCGAGGAGGAACAGCTGAGGTTGTTCCAGCCGTTCTCCCGGATTCGGGAATCGAGGGGCGCCGGTCCGGAATCGGGAACGGGGCTCGGTCTCTATATCGCGCGGTCGCTGGTGACGGCCCAGGGAGGCGACATCGGTGTGTCCAGCGAGCCCGGTGCCGGCTCGACCTTCCACTTCACGCTGCCGCTCGCCCTCTGAGCGACGTGCCTCGCCGCGGCCGGCCTCAGGCCCCCTTCACCCCTGGTCGGGCGCGGTGATCCGGGCGATCTCGGCCAGGTCAGCGGCGGTGGGCTGCCACTCACCGGCCCTGACGTTGGCAGCGACCTGCTCCGGCGAGGTGGCCCCGGCAATCACCGACGAGACGGTCCGCTGGGCGGCCAGGCCGCCGATCGCGACATCGAGCATTGTGATCGAACGCTCGCGCGCGAAGGCCTCGAGTTTCTCGAGCACATCAAAGGTATCCGCGGTGAGCACCGACTCACGTTTCCACACCTGGATCCGGCTGCCCTCGGGCGGGGCCTCGCCGCGTCGGTACTTGCCGGTGAGCAGGCCGCTCGCCAGCGGGAAGTAGGGCAGAAGACCGATCTCGTAGCGCTCCAGGGCCGGGACCAGGTCGGCCTCGATCGCGCGCTCGAGCAGGCTGTACCTGTTCTGCGCGCTGATGAAGCGCTCGAGGTTGCGGGTGCGCGCGATCCACTCCGCATCAGCCGTCTGCCAG
Above is a genomic segment from Candidatus Dormiibacterota bacterium containing:
- a CDS encoding aldo/keto reductase; translation: MTPRRLGTSGLAVSVVGLGTNNFGMKLDLEQSRAVVHAALDHGINLFDTSDSYGDSEQRLGEILQGSRDDVLIATKFGSDVRRLGQDNGMDWGARGSRRYIRRAVENSLRRLRTEWIDLYQMHVPDPATPIEETLSTLDDLVHEGKVRYLGHSNFSGWQTADAEWIARTRNLERFISAQNRYSLLERAIEADLVPALERYEIGLLPYFPLASGLLTGKYRRGEAPPEGSRIQVWKRESVLTADTFDVLEKLEAFARERSITMLDVAIGGLAAQRTVSSVIAGATSPEQVAANVRAGEWQPTAADLAEIARITAPDQG